One genomic window of [Clostridium] scindens ATCC 35704 includes the following:
- a CDS encoding HD domain-containing protein, whose amino-acid sequence MIDKAIEFATKAHEGQFRKGTKRPYIVHPVEVGDIVATMTDDEEVISAAVLHDTIEDCEGITHRILAQEFSERVAFMVAQESEDKSKTWMERKRATIEHLRTASREVQMIGLADKLSNMRDIDRDYPAEGENLWNRFRMKDKETIGWYYKGIRDVLADSFKEVPAFLEYCRLIAKNFG is encoded by the coding sequence ATGATTGACAAAGCAATTGAATTTGCAACCAAGGCACACGAAGGACAATTCAGGAAGGGAACCAAGAGGCCATACATTGTGCACCCGGTAGAAGTTGGGGATATCGTGGCGACAATGACCGACGATGAGGAAGTGATCAGCGCCGCTGTGCTGCATGACACGATCGAAGACTGCGAAGGCATTACCCATAGAATTCTGGCCCAGGAATTCTCTGAGCGGGTGGCCTTTATGGTCGCCCAGGAGAGTGAAGATAAGTCCAAGACCTGGATGGAGCGAAAGCGTGCTACCATTGAGCATCTACGCACAGCCTCCAGGGAAGTGCAGATGATTGGATTGGCGGACAAGCTGTCTAATATGAGGGACATTGACAGGGACTATCCCGCAGAAGGGGAAAATCTATGGAACCGTTTTCGAATGAAGGACAAGGAGACCATTGGATGGTATTATAAGGGTATACGGGATGTGCTGGCAGACTCATTTAAAGAGGTACCGGCATTCCTGGAATATTGCAGGC